The following proteins are encoded in a genomic region of Nicoliella spurrieriana:
- a CDS encoding peptidylprolyl isomerase PrsA, whose product MKKWLVGVAGVFLSLTLAACGSSAVATTNGGKITQSQYYSSMKETSNGKQILQQMILNKVLEKNYGSKVKDSQVNKLFNQYKSQYGSQFSAVLQQQGLTNATFKSQIRDNLLLEQAVRANTNFSDSALQKQFKSFQPKITVNAILVSKKSTAETVISQLKDGKSFASLAKKYSTDTNTKNKGGRLPAFDNTSSSVDSAFKKAAYKLDKKGDYTTTPVKTQYGYQVIQMVNHPAKGTYKDHTSALKDQIVTAEMSDSTTLHNIVAKVLRKGDVDIKDNQLKDILASYITTESSTSSK is encoded by the coding sequence ATGAAAAAATGGCTAGTTGGAGTAGCCGGAGTATTTTTGAGTTTAACCTTAGCAGCCTGTGGTAGTTCCGCAGTTGCAACTACTAACGGTGGTAAGATTACTCAAAGTCAATACTACAGTAGCATGAAGGAAACTTCTAATGGTAAACAAATCCTTCAACAAATGATCCTAAATAAGGTATTGGAAAAGAACTACGGTAGCAAGGTCAAGGATTCCCAAGTTAACAAGCTCTTTAACCAATACAAATCTCAATACGGATCACAATTTAGTGCCGTTCTTCAACAACAAGGATTAACGAACGCTACGTTCAAGAGTCAAATTAGAGATAATTTACTTCTTGAACAAGCAGTGCGGGCTAATACTAACTTCTCTGATTCTGCTTTACAAAAGCAATTCAAGAGTTTCCAACCTAAGATTACGGTTAATGCCATCTTGGTTTCTAAGAAATCAACTGCTGAAACCGTTATCAGTCAATTAAAGGATGGCAAGAGCTTTGCTAGCTTAGCTAAGAAGTACTCCACTGATACTAACACCAAGAACAAGGGTGGCCGGCTACCAGCGTTTGACAATACTTCATCATCAGTTGACTCAGCATTTAAGAAGGCCGCATACAAGCTTGATAAGAAGGGTGACTACACCACCACTCCTGTTAAGACTCAATACGGTTACCAAGTGATCCAAATGGTTAACCACCCTGCTAAGGGTACCTACAAGGACCACACTAGTGCCTTGAAGGATCAAATCGTTACTGCTGAAATGTCAGATAGTACGACGCTTCACAACATCGTTGCGAAGGTATTACGGAAGGGTGACGTTGACATCAAGGATAACCAATTAAAGGACATTCTTGCTAGTTACATCACTACTGAAAGTTCTACTTCAAGTAAATAA